The genome window TTGTTCTGTGCCCTTTTGCGGGGAGCCCCACTACTTTGACCTGTATCCTGAATGTAGGAGCTCCACAGGGCTCtatggggttccctggtgactcagcggtaaagaatccacccgccaacacaggagatgcgagttccacccctggatcgggaagatcccctggagaaggaaatagctacccactccagtattcttgtctgggcagtccctggggtcgtgaaagagtaggacacgactgagcgactaaacaacagggCTCTATCCTGAATCTTTTTTATGCAAAAAAAGTTGTCTGGCTCGTCTTCAAGGGCCCTTGCTGAGGGCCCCTCAGTCCATCCTGCAGATGAACCCCTCTCCTGAACATGGGGTACCTACTCCCATGGTTTTAAGCCAGTCGGCCCGCCTCCACCCCTCTAACTAATGACCTCCCTAATACAGCTTAGAGCTCTGTCTGGAAGTCCACATCCAGTCGGCCACCAACCTGTAACTCTTTCCACTCTGTTCCCCACAGCCAGACCTGTTGGTTTCCTGATCTgttcccacacacacaccccaccccccgacacacccccacacccctaTCCCCGTGTTCCTATCTCAGGAACAGCCCCTACATCCACCCTGTTCTCATACCAGAAACCTGGGCTTCTCCCAGACTCTTCTCTCTCCACATTTAAGTCTGCTGATTTGCCTCCTGAATATTTCTAGTATCTGTTTTGTCCTCTCCACCCCCACTGCACTGTCCAAGCCTAGTCCTTCTGCATAGCTCTCCTTGCCCACTGACACATTGTCCTCAGTAATCTTTCTGCCTACATCCCCTCCCTGTGGTCCATCCCACACAGAGCAGCCCAatcaacctttttaaaaaatgtattttcaaaaatgttactCCCCTGCTGAAATCCTTACTGGTCTGTGTAAATGCTCCATCTTAATATTTAAAGCCCTTAAGAATTTGGCTCCACCTTTGTTGCCTGCCTTTCTCTCTTACCACTTTCTCTAAGAACTGCCTTTCCAAAACAGACATGAAAAACCAGTTTACTCCCGCTGTTCCTAAAGCATGGAGGCTCTTTCAGTCCCCAGACTTTCATCGTGCTATTCTCTCTTCCTCAAATAGCTCTCTCATGACTCGCCAAAGTCCTATACATCTTTCAGGGTCCCTCAGGTAGCACCTCTTTGgggaaagcttcccaggtggccgtagaacccgcctgccaatgcaggagacatgagatgtgggttccatccctaggttgggaggctcccctgaaggagggcatggcaacccactctagtattcttgcctcgtgaatccccatggacagaagagcctgccaggctacagtccatagagtcgcaaagaatcggacacgtcTGAGGCGACTTAGCGGGTGGGGTCAGTCCCTCAAAATGTGGTCTTCCTCCATTTGCTTCTTCATCGCAGCTTGTCGCCTCTTCCAGATCAAGACCTCTTTAAGGACAGTATAAGGATATTactcaagtttatttctgcatAGCCCTTACACACAATAAAAGTTTACTGAACAAACAAATCCATTGTATGCCCCTCCCACCGGACAGGAAACGGTCTGTGAGAGGGAGAATACGCTGATGATGTGAGCCAGGACGTTTGGACTTAAGTTTCCAAGGACTGAAAGCGATGCTCAGTGAGTCGAGACTCTACAGTTCGAGCAAAGCTAGGAAGGATGGAAAGGCGATCTGTCTGGATTTTGTCAGAGGGTGGGCGGAAGAGTCGAGGGTCGACACTGGAATCTTGGTTCTCAGAGGGAGCCGAGAGGCCTGGGCTCGAGCTTGAGGCAGTTTGGAATTGGAAGGTACAAAGCACGTAGTTTGGGGCTGACTGGCACCGAGGTCGGGGACGCGGATACTCAGAGTCAGCGAGCATCAGGGACACCGCGGTCCGAAGTGGGCGGGGAAGGGCTTCATTCTGGGAGCCTGGACCCCGCCCTCTTCCGAGGGCGCTAGCCTGGATTGGCTCTTCGTCCTCGACGTCATGGGGCCCCGCCCCGGCGCGCGCCCCGCCGCGTGCCCACCCCCGCGCGGCTGCTGCATCCTACGCTAGCTCCACCACAGCTTGTCCACTGAGCGGTTGCCTGAGCCCCAGCGGCGAGGAGCTCGTCGTGGGGCTCCTGGGCCGCGGCGGCGGGCAGGCGATGCTCCAGAGGCTTAGGCAGCCATGGAGGCCGAGACGGGCGGCCTGGAGGAGCTGACGGATGAAGAGATGGCGGCTCTGGGCAAGGAGGAGCTGGTGCGGCGCCTGCGGCGGGAGGAGGCGGCGCGCCTGGCGGCTCTGGTGCAGCGCGGCCGCCTCATGCAGGAGGTGAACCGGCAGCTACAGGGTCACCTGGGCGAGATCCGCGAGCTCAAGCAGCTCAACCGGCGCCTACAGGCCGAGAACCGCGAGCTGCGCGACCTCTGCTGCTTCCTGGACTCGGAGCGTCAGCGCGGCCGGCGCGCCGCGCGCCAGTGGCAGCTCTTCGGGACCCAAGCATCCCGAGCCGTGCGCGAGGATCTAGGCGGTTGTTGGCAGAAGCTGGCCGAGCTGGAAGGCCGCCAGGAGGAGCTGCTGCGGGAGAACCTGGCGCTCAAGGAGCTCTGTCTGGCGCTGGGCGAAGAGTGGGGTCCCCGAGGCGGCTCCGGCGGCTCGGGGGGCTCTGGCGCTGGGCCGACACCCGAGCTGGCCTTGCCCCCCTGCGGTCCTCGTGACCTGGGAGATGGAAGCTCCAGTACCGGCAGCGTGGGCAGCCCCGATCAGTTGCCCCTGGCCTGCTCCCCAGATGACTGAGGGCACAGCTTCCCGCCGACGCCCACCCGGATTGCTCCTCAAGCGGCGAGACTGCGGTGGACCTGGGGACCCGACGCCGCCCCGGCTGCGCACGAAGGGCCGATGGAATGGACTTAGAAACCCTAACACTGAGGAAGGCCCCTGACTCTCGCTGGCGGGGCAGTAGGGGGACTGGAGGCTGGAGTGGAGGGACTTACTGGGGGCTGGGTGGAGGCTAATAAACTGAGGCGGAAGCAGAGCCCATGGCCCGGGCGCGTCTGTTTGGAACTCGCCGGCGTTGGGACGAGGGCGGGGACCATTGGGGGTACCATTCCCATCTGGAGGGACTGTAGAACTAAGGTGGCTGACTCCCCCGTTAGCTCAGTCCTGGGGCGGGATGTGGGACAGTGGTGAGCCATTGGCTTCCCCCATCAGGCCCCAGGATAGGCCGTGATCCGGCCCCAGAAGTGGCTCCAGCTCCCTTCCCGGCTCCTTCCTGTCCAAGACAATGGGGCAGGAAGCAGGTGCGGGGGGCCTAAAACCCACTCAGCCGCCTCCCGAGAGGCTGGAAGGGGCCTAACAGCGCCCTCCGGTGGCACACGCCGGAGCACTGTGGGTCCCCCACCGGGAGGAGGATAATCCTCTTGGCTTGGCACCTCACAgcacttctcttcctcttctcagtCCTGGAGATGAGGCAGAACAGATGTAGCCTCATTTGTCAGATAAGAAAATCGAGGTCCAGAAATATCAGTTTGTCCAAGGTCAGGTAGTGAGTTGGTGGAGCTGAAATGGGAGCCTGAGGCTTCTGGTTCCAAATGGTCTCCCTTTAGCCTCTGGGTCCAATGAGAGCAGGCTAGAGCTTCAAGCCTTTTATTCCATTTTGGCAGGTTTGTATAAAAATACTCTCTTTAGGAAAATAAATAGCAGCTGCCCACGCTGTGGAGGCTTGGAGCTAAAGTCTTCTCAGAGCTGGGGGCTGCAGGTCAGCTCTGGCACTCTCCTGAGCCGTTCCTTTTAGGAGGCACTGGCAGAGTGTCCTGGTTCAATAACCTGGTGCTGCTGGCAGTGGGGCTGGGTGAGTTAGTGTTCTAGGCTGGTAGAGTATCATCTTCTGTCAGGGGTAGGGTTGGGTGGATCACAGGAAGAGGTGATGAAGACCATAGGGGTGATCAGCAGGGGATTAGGGCTCCAGAGGACCTCTGAGAATCTACAAAGTCCCTTGGGAGCTGCCTGGAATTTTCTCCAACAAATGGGAACTATTTTGTCTCTGATTTAGTGCAAATTGTGCTAGAGAAGCCAGCTCTGGAGAACCAATGGGCAGCTTTGGCTCTACTAGGAAGCAAAATACGCTCAGTTTTGTCTGGAGGGATGGAGAAGAATCTGCTGGGGTTGGACATGGGATATGATCCAGGCCAGCTGGACCAATGTGCAGGGAAATACTGGTTAGGGTGGCACCCACAGGGAGCGGGAGCTGGAGTGCCTCATAAGGCCAGGAGTGTTGGGGAGCCCAGGGGATCAGAAGAGGggtccccactgctgctgctactcttGCGATGGGCTGAGGCACAGGGCTCTGGCGTACTGGGGTAGGTGAAGACCAGACTGGGGGTGAAAGGAGTCAGGGAGGGTGTGGTCATGAGCGTGGGAGTGTGCAATGCTTCGGGTTCAAGTACAGGCCCTGGGGAAAGGGAGATACATGGCACAGGGcgggaggggcctggcgggctgctggtGCCGCTGGCACCACCTGTGCCGCTGGTTTCGCTCTCCTTGGCCCCTTCTGGGATTTTGCAGATGGGGCGGTGGGCTTCGAGCACCAGCTCCAGGCGCTCCTTCTGCTTCTGCAGCTCCTCAATCTCTCGCTGCAGTCCAGATTTCTCATCTTCCAGTTTGTCGGTCTCCTGTGGACGATAAGGAAAGGAGTAAAGAAGAAGAGGGCTGAATGTCGCAGAGCCTCCCGCGGTGGTAGTGATTGGCAGGTTGGGGCgcgggggaggggaggttggGGGGAGTAGAGAGTCTCCATCAAGTCTGGACTACAACTCCCATGAGCCCATGGGAGAAAATGGGCACGATTCCCATCAGGCTCGGGGGCACCTTCGAAGGATATTGTCCGGCCTGCTTCAGCTCTGCTGTGTTCAGAGCGAGACAAGCTGCAACTAATTTTTAACCACTTTTTCCTCGTCTCAGTGCCGCTCCAACagggagctggggggaggggatgtATCTAACGGCGCCTCTTGCGGCCCTTGGGAACTGGGGACCCTCTGAGGTTGGGTGGGCCTGGACCAGGGTACCCTCTGCACTCGCTGGTGCTCACCGCCTGCAGGAAGTCGGTCAATTCTTTTCTCCGGTTCCTGCACTTGGCCGCGGCTAGCTTGTTCCTCTCCCGCCTCACTCGACGGCGTTCCTCCTCCTCGGGGCTGATCTGGGGGAAGGAGGGTTACAGAGCAGTGAGGTGGACTCTGTGCTGCCGGCCCAGTGGTAGGaccctggcggagggcatggcagcgCAGGGACGCCCTCAGATTGCTCTTTGGGACCTCCCCAACCTGACCGGTTCCGTATTTAGTAAGCTTGGATTAGTCAAATTTCCTCCTCACTCCCAGCTTTTGCTTCCTATGATTCCTCTGGGAATGTCCTCCCTGTCCCACTATAAATCCTAAGCCTCCTCTCCCAGGACTCAACTGAGATCCCTCAGGCCACCACGACCCTTCCTGGAAGTCTTCTTTCATTCCACAGCTATAAGTGGCCGTTGCAGCCACTCTTTTTCAAAGAAACCTCATTCTTTTCAGTCACTTGATAACCAAACCTCCTCTTCCCCAGAGGCTCTAAGCACTAAGAGGGGCTAATGAGAGTGTCTATGTAGTTATTTATTGGGAACCCTCTGTGTGCcagctaagtgctttacatggatCCTTAACCCAGCTTCTCTTGTAAGGAGCCAAAGGCCAGGGAAGATGAATAACTTGTTTGTGGTTCCAGAGCAGAAATTAAAATCCATgcactctggggcttccctggtggtccagtggttaagaatctgctttgcaatgccagggacactggtttgatccctggtccaggaagatcccacatgctggagagcaactaagcctgtgtaccacaactactgagccagcgctctagagcccgtgctttgcaacaagagaagccaacacaatgagaaacctgtacaccacaaggaagagtggcccctgcttgctgcagctagagaaagcttggcagcaacgaagacccaccaaagccaaaaaataaaataaataaattttttaaagaatcgaTGCACTCTATTTAACACTAAGAAAGGGGCCAGCTGATGGAAACCACCTCTTCTGAAAAGGAGCCCATTCATAGCCCATCTAGGAGTATGCAGGATCAAAGAGACATGGCTGAAGGAAGTCCAGGAGCTTGCCTCTGGGGCTTACACCATGGTCTCCTTCCATCTGGTCACAAGAGCCAGCCATTCTTTTTCTGCAAAAGCCAGCCCTGACTAATCGCACATCTTTCTCAGGATTCTAACTGTCCTTTCCATCCTCTACCTTGCTGTCAGAGCAAACTCATTAAGGGGCAGCCCTCACCCACTACAGTCTCAGATACTGAAATGCCccagggagaggaaagaggaacCAGTCCCTTAAAGACCCTCTTAATCATTTATTTGGGCAAGACCTTTATTACTAGCAGTGAGCAGCCAAAAACCCTGGTTTGGAAGGCAAATGTTTCCAGCTCTTTCAACGTCAAGCCTTCTCTTACCTCCTGGTGAGACACTGTGGCTTGGTGGGTATGATCTGACTTTAGAATTGGACAGTCCTGTCTCATTACTCACtccttgtgtgaccttgggcaagtgactatCTCTCTGTGCCTTCATCTCCttagctgtaaaatgggggaaaccCAGAGTTCATTCCCAAGAgggtttttgtgaggattaaatgagttagagaaattgagactcagagtaGCTGAAGGAAACCCTTTCTGTTCTCTTCTCAGCAACACAGACAGCATAAGCCCACCCTCTCGTACCTGTCATCAGGTGGAGCCCCTCTCCTGCCCACACAGCTTTCCACATATATACCTTACATGTTCTCACCTCTACCTCCATTCCTGCTCCTGCCATCCCCTCTACCTGGAATGTCCTTTCCATCATCTTTCTCCCTATGCAAATCCTACCCATCCTTCTAGGCTAATATGCCTccacctccaagaagccttccctgatccaGAAGTGACAGCATTGCCCTCTGGGTCTCCCCAGGGGCTCTCATCACTTTCTGTTTTGGCCAATAGTAATCAGTGGACCTACTCTCCCCACGCCCCTTCTCAGCCTGTGTTCTGCTTCTGGACAAGAGTTTATTTTCTGCACCTCAGCACCCCTGTGGACTCAAGAACCTTTGTGAGCTCCTCTGCTTCTTACCTGTTCACAGGGCCGGCGACGCACCCCTGGAGTTGGGCCCAGGGCCCGTATGACTCCTGGCCGGGGCTGCGGGGGACTGTATGGGGGATAGGCCAGAGGCCTGGGGTAGCTGCTGGGTCCCAGGAAGTGAGGCTGAACCATCCACTGAAGCTCCTGGTTGCCACTCACAGTGTTGATGCTTGGCACGAGGTGGAACTTCTGAGGGATAAGACATGGAGGGCCAGGGATAAGGTCTGTGTGGACTGAGGGGCTTCCAGTAATAAAGTGTGAATTCCAGGTGCTATCCCAGccactttaaaaatactgattcctTATAATTTGCACAACAGTATCTtcattttaagggcttccctggtggcccagcgataaagaatctgcctgcatttctgatgccaatgcaggagatgcaggtttgatccctgggttgggaagatatcacttggtggagaaaaaggcaacccactccagtattcttgcctggagaatcccatggacaggggagcctggtgggctgcagtccatggggttgcaaagagttggacacgacttagtgactaaacaacaacaaatcttcatTTTCAGACAGGAAAACAGTTGTCCTTAGACAGACAGTCAATAAGTGGGAAGTGAGGTTTGGGTCCAGGTCATCAGAGTCTTACCAACTCCTGCACCCTGCCTGAGTCCCATCTGCACAAAGAAGATAATGACAGCcctaggaagattccctggggaaggaaatggcaacctgctccagcattcttgcctgggaaatcccatgaacagagcagcctggcgggctacagtccatagggtcacaaaaagtcagacacaactgagcgactaagcacaacttCAAGGGTGACTAGGAGAATCAGgtaagagagtgtgtgtgtgacagagccAGGCAAGTGGCAGGTACCCAACATACAGGGGCCATGGTAGGCAAGAGCCATTGCTCTGGGTTCAAGCTAGCCCAGTTCTGATCTTAGCTCAGCCATTTACTGACTGTCAGGGTAAATTATTTATCCTCAAtatgcctcaatttccttgtttttaatattGTCATAGGTGAGGATCATTTCCCTGATGCCAAGAAGTACCCTTCAGTAGCTCTGAGGTCACAGTTTaattgacaaattaaaaaaaaattaaaaaaaaaaatagtggcacAAAATAACAGGTTTTAAAATCCATGGGGTCTTAGATTCTGTGAGACAAGGTAAAAAATGAGGTGGAAAGTGCCCAGCACAATGCAAGACTGCACAATATGCGCTGCCTCGATTCTTTCAGCCAGAAATGTGAGGAATGGGTTGAGATAGGGACTCAGTGTTCCGGAGACCTGAGCTCAAGCCCTGGGGCTGGGCCCTGGGTGTGGGCCCCCAGCCGTCCGGGAAGCTCCCTCAAGCCCAGGCAAGTCTAGACAGCAGTGTCCCCGGCTCAGCGCTGCGGGCCCAGTGGCCCAATGACCCTAGTTCCCAGCCTACGTACCGCCGGCGGCATCTCCCGCTCCCGACGTTGTCAGGGCCCGGGCCGCTCCGGGCCAGGAAGGGAGGGGCGCCCGGGGTGAGTCACCCACCGTGACTCGGCCGCCGTGACTCGGCGGAACGGACGCCGCTCCTTCCCTCCCCTAGAGACACGTGCTCATCGCCCCTCGACAGGAAATGGGCACCTGCAGCCTCCCAGGTCCCCCCAGCCGGCAGCGGGCGCCGTTCGGTGTCGAGAGTCGGGGGCGCGGGAGTTGCCGGTTGCAAGACCCCGTGCACGTCCTGGCATCTCGCGGTCTCCACGCGCCCCAACCCGTAAAGGGGTCAAGAGCCAGTCTCCTGGACCCCACCAGCTCCACTGCGGCTGGACGGGGATGAGGACTTGGCGATGGGGTGGAGAGGGACAAACAAACAGGCAGGCACACGGACGACCACAGACAGACTGCCCAAGATTCCCAGTCTGTCCGGGCAAGCCGGCTGGGGGAGCCAGTGCGTGGGGACCTCTCGGCCGCGGCTTAGACTCCGGACCTCGGAAATGTCGTCCGAGATGGATCGGGACCCTCTCTGATCCGGTCGGGGCTGGGACTAACCCCGGACCAAGGGGGTCCCCTTCCGAAGCAGATGGGACAAAAAAATTAACGGTGaacaggaggaaggagaggaggtaaCAGAGACGGAGGGACAGAGAGACAACGGACAGAGGGGAAGGGGGACGCGCGCTTGGGCCGATGCTCGCAGAGATGTGTTCCTCCCGCCGCGCGTGCTCTGCTAGGCTGTGGGGCAGAAAGTGCCTTTGGACAGCGGAGAGTAGGCAGGATCCGCTGCCACCGCTCCGATACCTGGTCCCTCCCCCGGTTCCCGGTCCCAGTCCCCGAGTGTGCCGGAGCGGCCCGCGCTCTCCTCGGCGCTGTCCACCTGTGGACTCCAGGTGTCGGGTTCCTCTCACCTGCTGGCCTGTGGCCGGGGGCTGAGTCGGGCCGCCGTACGCACCGCCGGCGCCGGAGCTCGGTCCGGGTTCCCCGTAGTCTCGGAACATGCCCTGGGTTGGCGGCTCTGTGGGGTCCGCGTCGGCGGCTTCGGTTCTGACTCACTCGCTCCTCGCggagtcttttctttttatgaatgaaAAGTCCTCGGGCTGAACCACTTCTActgggggggtgggcgggggagggCGGGCGTTTCTCCGCGGCTCTGGTCACCTCCAGGCTCCACCTCTCCAGACGCGCCGCCTTTTATCAATCCGCCCTGAACTTTTCTGTCGCCTCCCACAGTCCAGTAGCCGACTGACTCTCGGTGGGGAAAAGGGGCGGATCTGGCGGCTCCCAGGGACAGCCGCGGGCCCGCCCCCTCTGACGTAGCTGCCCAAACATGGTGCGATTTCCTCGCCGCGCCCAGGTGGAGCGAAGGATTCCCCCGCGGACCTACGCACCTGCGAGCTGCCGGGCGCCCCGctccgcccggccccgccccgtccGCCTAGCCCCGCCCAGCCCCAAGGAGCCGACTTAGCCTTCGCCCCCCCGCCACCGCGGTCCCCCCGCAGCCCCACTGCTTGGTCTAGCCTAGTGTTTGCATGCGTAAAATGGGACAAAATATTCACAGAGCGACCTTGCCACGCGTGGGAAGTTAGAATGAAGAATATGAAAGAAGTCTGGAAACTGTACATCGGATTATCAACGTGATTGATGTTCCTAGTATTACCATCATCATCTGGCTGCTTATTCATGCCCGGAACCATGCTACTGCCATCCAAGTCGTGACATGAGTCCCCTTCACTGGCGCTGTTTTAAGGTTCAGGTATACGAAAAAGTGAACAAATGACAAACCAGAGTTACAAAAATggtgtgtattttaaataattacaagGATATATTAATAGTTTGAACTACCCACAAATACAATGCAATACAATTGCCTTACTCGCAGGATAATTTCAGGAGCTGTAGCAAGTTTTAATTCAGAGCCCCTACCAGTAGTGAGAGCCTGTCAGCTGAGCCTATTGGATACAGTTCTGTGTTCTGATAAACCCTATCTTCCTTAAATACTGTAACTGCTCTTCCAGGACTGTGTTGTCATCAGCCTTGTTTGGTCTGTGTGAATGTGAGGCCAGGACCAAGTGTCAACAACTGAAAACCAACAACTCTGGGAGGCAGGTGCCTTTATcagccccattttgcagatggggaaactgaggcctgaacAGAGTAAGGAGCTGCTGGAGTCACATAActacagagagggagagagctggGCTGTCCTGCTTTCCACTGGTACCTCCTTTTGATTGGCTCCAATTTTGTCCTCACATAAGGGAGATTTCAGGAGGATGGGGTCCTGGACTGCCTTCCTCAGGGACAGAGGCCGCGGTTGGTGGACGTATTCAGGACTTAGAACCAAGAGGCCAGCTTGGCCCTGGGCTTCCAGTCCCAGAGCTaccattttctgtctctgttaccctgggcaagtcaccttCCTTCTGAGTCCCGCTCCCAGTGGGAATAATTGAGCCTCCTGCTGACCTCATGGGGTGGCtgtgggattaaatgagatcacaaatgtgaaagtgctttgtaagcTATAAAGTGAGGCGCACTCAGAAGGTGGTTACCAGTCTGCTGCCTCTCCCTTTTCCTTATTCTACTCAGTGCTTCTCATtgtctaaaatgaaaaagaaaccacCAGCAGTTTACCAGAATGAGAAATAcatgggtgtgtatgtgtatgtgtgtgtgagtgtgcatgcatgcatatgtgcacGCATGTGTACATAAGGAGGAGAGGCAgtatgactcatggaaaagaacaTACGTGCTGGAATCATACGCCTGGgttctgagttcaaattctgcTTAGGCTGCTCGCCAGCTGTATGACCCTGGTGAGGTGCACAATCTCTCAGAGCATCTGTGAACTGAGGACATCTGATAATTACAAAATGATAAACATCTCAGGGTTGTTGGAGAACAGATATCAAATAATGTCCCATGCTGAGTACAGCATATAGTAAGAATTTGACAAATAGCAACAAAAAATGCATGTTAAGAAAAAGCCCCATGGGTGGAAGCTTTGGGGGTTCTGATCACATGCTAATGTActtgtgtgcacgcacacacactgatATCTGAAATCTTTGGCTGAGCCCAAGCAGGACAGGTCAGAGTGACAGAGGCAGACAGATGGTGGCACATGGGAAGCCTAACACAGGTCAGCCTTGACTGCATTTGTCTGCCGGCTCCAGAAACACAGCCTGGGACCGTAACTGAGCAGGAGCTCAGgtctcaagtgtgtgtgtgtgtgtgtgtatgattacATGGCTTTGAAAGTCCCTTCCTGCTCTAACCGTCCGTGGAGCCACAAGGAGCTCTTTTCAGAGGCTGCACATTCCAAGCTTCTCAGTCACTAACTCCTGCCTCGTGGCTGCAGTAACGTTCCTGGCCCTTGACCTCACTAGCTCCCACCCAGTGAGGCCTGATGAGAATCCCATGGGGCCACAGCGGTTTCAAGAGTCTGGGGGCTGGGAGGTCTGAGAGACCGGAGCCTTGTCCTTTGGCAGCTGTGTGAGCCTGGCTCGATCAATGTCCCTCTCTGAGCTCCAGACAGTCCCCACCTCCTGGGGCTGCAGTGAGGCAAAAGGAGGTAGTGGATGAGGCTGTTCCACACCCAGTAGGTTCTGTCAGTGTCTCCAGGGCACTGAGGTGATgtttatgttttccagttttcattcACTTCTTACATtgaagtttacttttttaaattgaggtgaaattcacataacatacaaTTATCCATTTTAAAGCATACACTTGAGTGGGATTTTGTGCCTGCACAAGATTGTGCAACCACCACTTCTCTCtagtttcaaaactttttaaatcGTTCCAGATTTAAAACACTCCACATCCATTAAGTGctagtgctcagtcgtgtctgactctttgcgaccccatgaactgtagtccatcagcctcctctgtccatgggatttcc of Bubalus bubalis isolate 160015118507 breed Murrah chromosome 5, NDDB_SH_1, whole genome shotgun sequence contains these proteins:
- the FOSL1 gene encoding fos-related antigen 1, with product MFRDYGEPGPSSGAGGAYGGPTQPPATGQQKFHLVPSINTVSGNQELQWMVQPHFLGPSSYPRPLAYPPYSPPQPRPGVIRALGPTPGVRRRPCEQISPEEEERRRVRRERNKLAAAKCRNRRKELTDFLQAETDKLEDEKSGLQREIEELQKQKERLELVLEAHRPICKIPEGAKESETSGTGGASGTSSPPGPSRPVPCISLSPGPVLEPEALHTPTLMTTPSLTPFTPSLVFTYPSTPEPCASAHRKSSSSSGDPSSDPLGSPTLLAL
- the CCDC85B gene encoding coiled-coil domain-containing protein 85B, with protein sequence MEAETGGLEELTDEEMAALGKEELVRRLRREEAARLAALVQRGRLMQEVNRQLQGHLGEIRELKQLNRRLQAENRELRDLCCFLDSERQRGRRAARQWQLFGTQASRAVREDLGGCWQKLAELEGRQEELLRENLALKELCLALGEEWGPRGGSGGSGGSGAGPTPELALPPCGPRDLGDGSSSTGSVGSPDQLPLACSPDD